In the Manis javanica isolate MJ-LG chromosome 12, MJ_LKY, whole genome shotgun sequence genome, one interval contains:
- the RBM45 gene encoding RNA-binding protein 45 isoform X1 — protein MDEAGSCAGAGGFRPGVDSLDEPPNSRIFLVISKYTPESVLRERFSPFGEIQDIWVVRDKHTKESKGIAFVKFARSSQACRAMEEMHGQCLSPNDTKPIKVFIAQSRSSGSHRDVEDEELTRIFVMIPKSYTEEDLRDKFKVYGDIEYCSIIKNKVTGESKGLGYVRYLKPSQAAQAIENCDRSFRAILAEPKNKAAESSEQDYYSNMRQETLGHEPRVNMFPFEQQSEFSSFDKNDSRIQEAISKRLSVVSRVPFTEEQLFSIFDIVPGLEYCEVQRDPYSNYGHGVVQYFNVASAVYAKYKLHGFQYPPGNRIGVSFIDDGSNAADLLRKMATQMVAAQLASMVWNNPSQQQFLQFGGNSASQLPQIQTDVVLPSCKKKAPPETPVKERLFIVFNPHPLPLDVLEDIFCRFGNLIEVYLVSGKNVGYAKYADRISANDAITTLHGKILNGVRLKVMLADSPREDSNKRQRTY, from the exons ATGGACGAAGCCGGCAGCTGTGCGGGCGCCGGAGGCTTCCGCCCAGGTGTAGACAGCCTGGACGAGCCGCCCAATAGCCGCATCTTCCTGGTGATCAGCAAGTACACTCCCGAGTCGGTGCTAAGGGAGCGCTTCTCGCCTTTCGGCGAGATCCAAGACATCTGGGTGGTGCGGGACAAGCACACTAAGGAGTCCAAGGGCATCGCCTTCGTCAAGTTTGCTCGCAGCTCTCAGGCTTGTAGGGCCATGGAGGAGATGCACGGCCAGTGCCTCAGCCCCAACGACACCAAGCCCATCAAG gtTTTCATTGCTCAGTCCCGATCATCTGGAAGTCACCGTGATGTTGAAGATGAAGAACTTACAAGGATATTTGTTATGATACCAAAGTCCTACACGGAAGAAGATCTACGGGACAAATTTAAG GTGTATGGAGACATCGAGTATTGCAGCATTATTAAGAATAAAGTAACTGGAGAAAGTAAAGGTTTGGGCTATGTTCGATACTTAAAACCGTCACAAGCTGCCCAAGCAATAGAAAACTGTGATCGAA GTTTTAGGGCAATCTTGGCAGAACCTAAAAATAAAGCAGCTGAATCCTCGGAACAAGATTATTATAGTAATATGAGACAGGAGACTTTGGGACATGAACCTAGAGTAAATATGTTTCCATTTG AACAACAATCTGAATTCTCAAGTTTTGACAAGAATGACTCCAGAATCCAGGAGGCTATCTCCAAACGTCTGTCAGTCGTGTCAAGAGTTCCTTTCACAGAAGAGCAGCTTTTCAGCATTTTTGACATAGTACCAGGATTGGAATATTGTGAGGTTCAACGAGATCCTTATTCTAATTATG GTCATGGAGTGGTTCAGTATTTTAATGTAGCATCAGCTGTTTATGCAAAATATAAGTTACATGGATTTCAGTACCCTCCTGGAAATCGGATAGGGGTTTCCTTCATTGATGATGGGAGTAATGCAGCAGA TCTCCTTAGAAAAATGGCAACACAGATGGTAGCTGCACAGCTTGCATCAATGGTGTGGAACAACCCAAGTCAGCAGCAATTTCTG CAATTTGGAGGAAATTCTGCATCACAATTGCCTCAGATCCAGACAGATGTTGTACTTCCATCATGCAAAAAAAAAGCCCCTCCTGAAACTCCTGTGAAAGAAAGGCTTTTTATCGTATTTAATCCTCATCCTTTACCTTTAGATGTATTAGAGGATATATTCTG tCGTTTTGGTAACCTGATTGAAGTTTACCTTGTGTCAGGAAAAAATGTGGGATACGCCAAGTATGCAGACAGGATAAGCGCTAATGATGCCATTACTACTTTACATGGAAAGATCCTGAATGGAGTAAGACTTAAAGTTATGCTGGCAGATTCCCCAAGAGAAGACTCTAACAAACGACAGAGAACTTACTGA
- the RBM45 gene encoding RNA-binding protein 45 isoform X2 yields MDEAGSCAGAGGFRPGVDSLDEPPNSRIFLVISKYTPESVLRERFSPFGEIQDIWVVRDKHTKESKGIAFVKFARSSQACRAMEEMHGQCLSPNDTKPIKVFIAQSRSSGSHRDVEDEELTRIFVMIPKSYTEEDLRDKFKVYGDIEYCSIIKNKVTGESKGLGYVRYLKPSQAAQAIENCDRSFRAILAEPKNKAAESSEQDYYSNMRQETLGHEPRVNMFPFEQQSEFSSFDKNDSRIQEAISKRLSVVSRVPFTEEQLFSIFDIVPGLEYCEVQRDPYSNYGHGVVQYFNVASAVYAKYKLHGFQYPPGNRIGVSFIDDGSNAADLLRKMATQMVAAQLASMVWNNPSQQQFLQFGGNSASQLPQIQTDVVLPSCKKKAPPETPVKERLFIVFNPHPLPLDVLEDIFWKKCGIRQVCRQDKR; encoded by the exons ATGGACGAAGCCGGCAGCTGTGCGGGCGCCGGAGGCTTCCGCCCAGGTGTAGACAGCCTGGACGAGCCGCCCAATAGCCGCATCTTCCTGGTGATCAGCAAGTACACTCCCGAGTCGGTGCTAAGGGAGCGCTTCTCGCCTTTCGGCGAGATCCAAGACATCTGGGTGGTGCGGGACAAGCACACTAAGGAGTCCAAGGGCATCGCCTTCGTCAAGTTTGCTCGCAGCTCTCAGGCTTGTAGGGCCATGGAGGAGATGCACGGCCAGTGCCTCAGCCCCAACGACACCAAGCCCATCAAG gtTTTCATTGCTCAGTCCCGATCATCTGGAAGTCACCGTGATGTTGAAGATGAAGAACTTACAAGGATATTTGTTATGATACCAAAGTCCTACACGGAAGAAGATCTACGGGACAAATTTAAG GTGTATGGAGACATCGAGTATTGCAGCATTATTAAGAATAAAGTAACTGGAGAAAGTAAAGGTTTGGGCTATGTTCGATACTTAAAACCGTCACAAGCTGCCCAAGCAATAGAAAACTGTGATCGAA GTTTTAGGGCAATCTTGGCAGAACCTAAAAATAAAGCAGCTGAATCCTCGGAACAAGATTATTATAGTAATATGAGACAGGAGACTTTGGGACATGAACCTAGAGTAAATATGTTTCCATTTG AACAACAATCTGAATTCTCAAGTTTTGACAAGAATGACTCCAGAATCCAGGAGGCTATCTCCAAACGTCTGTCAGTCGTGTCAAGAGTTCCTTTCACAGAAGAGCAGCTTTTCAGCATTTTTGACATAGTACCAGGATTGGAATATTGTGAGGTTCAACGAGATCCTTATTCTAATTATG GTCATGGAGTGGTTCAGTATTTTAATGTAGCATCAGCTGTTTATGCAAAATATAAGTTACATGGATTTCAGTACCCTCCTGGAAATCGGATAGGGGTTTCCTTCATTGATGATGGGAGTAATGCAGCAGA TCTCCTTAGAAAAATGGCAACACAGATGGTAGCTGCACAGCTTGCATCAATGGTGTGGAACAACCCAAGTCAGCAGCAATTTCTG CAATTTGGAGGAAATTCTGCATCACAATTGCCTCAGATCCAGACAGATGTTGTACTTCCATCATGCAAAAAAAAAGCCCCTCCTGAAACTCCTGTGAAAGAAAGGCTTTTTATCGTATTTAATCCTCATCCTTTACCTTTAGATGTATTAGAGGATATATTCTG GAAAAAATGTGGGATACGCCAAGTATGCAGACAGGATAAGCGCTAA